From Oligoflexia bacterium, the proteins below share one genomic window:
- the recJ gene encoding single-stranded-DNA-specific exonuclease RecJ: protein MAKYHWQERQVNQSVLDSILSKTDLPLAAARVAANRLSKDDNIDLYIDPNLQHMLSPLGIVGLEQAAQAIAAAVIKEKKFLIHGDFDADGISSCALLTHFFRSLNVEVVPFVPNRLKEGHGLSLNALKIAQEEACDLVITCDCGSSNKEEIEQFRAAGIDVIITDHHQAGDSVDADCIIVNPQLAQNIEYQNLAGVGVAFMLCVGIRSALREKHYFDQKDEPNLKQLLDIVALGTIADLTPLKGLNRLFVKEGLRQLSKSQKPGIVAMRNCAGISTGAKLLSEDVGFKLAPRINAAARLGYADVALETLLAQDVIQATELATKLETYNTQRKSLQKTILSNAKDMARRQISLGERCIVLCSKDFHPGINGLVAQQLSQEFAMPAIVFYEDGEIAKGSARSFSGFNLMDLFEHAKDHMLQYGGHKQAGGGSVAMQNFSMFLSSCQQFMKKQANTGIVQKLYDGVLEHEFIKKDLIEALNHLGPFGMGHEEPLFKFTVKPIDVRCLSNKHLKFKIENQGQVIDCIGFDFWQQFESLSSQQHEFDIIARPEINVWQGYENIQLRIADIL, encoded by the coding sequence ATGGCCAAATACCATTGGCAAGAACGGCAAGTTAATCAAAGTGTTTTAGACAGCATTTTAAGTAAAACTGACCTGCCGCTTGCGGCAGCAAGGGTTGCAGCCAATCGTTTGAGCAAAGACGATAATATTGATCTTTATATAGACCCTAACTTACAACACATGTTATCCCCTTTAGGGATTGTTGGTTTAGAACAAGCAGCGCAAGCAATTGCTGCGGCTGTGATCAAAGAAAAAAAATTTTTAATTCATGGTGATTTTGACGCGGATGGAATTAGTTCATGCGCCTTATTGACTCATTTTTTTAGATCTTTAAATGTTGAGGTTGTTCCTTTTGTTCCAAATAGATTAAAAGAAGGGCATGGCTTGTCCTTGAATGCTTTGAAAATTGCTCAAGAAGAAGCATGTGATTTGGTTATAACCTGTGATTGTGGTTCTTCTAATAAAGAGGAAATAGAACAGTTTAGAGCAGCTGGTATTGATGTGATTATCACAGACCACCATCAAGCAGGAGATTCTGTTGACGCTGACTGTATTATTGTTAACCCGCAATTGGCGCAAAATATTGAGTATCAAAACTTGGCCGGCGTTGGGGTGGCTTTTATGTTGTGTGTTGGTATTAGATCAGCCTTGCGCGAAAAACACTATTTTGATCAAAAAGATGAACCTAATCTAAAACAGTTATTGGATATTGTGGCCTTGGGAACCATAGCAGACTTAACACCATTAAAAGGTTTAAATCGTTTGTTTGTTAAAGAAGGCTTGAGACAGTTAAGTAAAAGTCAAAAACCAGGTATTGTTGCTATGAGAAATTGCGCGGGTATTTCTACAGGGGCAAAATTGTTAAGTGAAGATGTTGGTTTCAAGCTAGCTCCCAGAATCAATGCTGCGGCGCGTTTAGGTTATGCTGATGTTGCTCTAGAGACATTGCTGGCTCAGGATGTTATTCAAGCTACAGAACTGGCTACAAAACTTGAGACATATAATACACAAAGAAAAAGTTTACAAAAGACCATTTTAAGCAATGCTAAAGATATGGCGCGTAGGCAAATATCTTTGGGTGAACGCTGCATTGTTTTATGTAGTAAAGATTTTCATCCAGGAATTAATGGCTTGGTTGCACAACAGTTGAGTCAAGAGTTTGCTATGCCTGCTATAGTTTTTTATGAAGATGGAGAGATTGCCAAAGGTTCTGCAAGAAGCTTTTCTGGATTTAATTTGATGGACTTGTTTGAGCATGCAAAAGATCATATGTTGCAATATGGAGGACATAAGCAAGCAGGCGGAGGTAGTGTTGCCATGCAAAACTTTTCAATGTTTTTAAGTTCTTGTCAGCAGTTTATGAAAAAACAAGCCAATACAGGTATTGTTCAAAAGTTATATGATGGAGTTTTAGAACACGAATTTATAAAAAAAGATTTGATAGAAGCGTTAAATCACTTAGGGCCTTTTGGTATGGGGCATGAAGAACCTTTATTTAAGTTTACTGTAAAACCCATTGATGTTCGTTGCTTATCTAACAAGCATTTAAAATTTAAAATAGAAAATCAGGGACAAGTCATAGACTGTATTGGTTTTGATTTTTGGCAACAGTTTGAATCTTTGTCTAGCCAACAACATGAGTTTGATATTATTGCACGCCCAGAAATTAATGTTTGGCAAGGCTATGAAAATATACAGTTGCGGATCGCGGATATTTTATAG
- the secF gene encoding protein translocase subunit SecF has translation MSASAESPKNLGFFRLVPLRPRVPFVKVSKVTLWVSVVILISCAFLLMTRGLNYGVDFKGGTQMHVRFNQEMDAAKIRSILEPLGLSNASVQDFGEQGGQEFLIRIPPEEVDYSTYSGTISQALGNPKDLKLRFGQERVYVFGSGISDPEELKNQFNDLGIEELHVASVTAYGSLDQQEWMVQFAGTSKRVLDGLAASVTNKDDVEVLQIESVGAKVGRELRNQAIGSVLFSIMLILIYIWFRFDLEFAPGAILALVHDALFVLGIFSLFQLQFDLSIVAAVLTIVGFSINDTIVVYDRVRENLQTMKGKKFEDIVNVSVNETLSRTLLTSGTLFLAAIALLYFGGPITENFALSFTIGVVVGTYSTIFIASPLTIYFYKYFQKRKATR, from the coding sequence ATGAGCGCGTCAGCAGAGAGTCCAAAAAATTTAGGCTTTTTTCGTTTAGTTCCACTTAGGCCCCGAGTTCCTTTTGTAAAAGTTTCAAAAGTAACCTTATGGGTTAGTGTTGTGATTTTGATTTCGTGCGCATTTTTGTTGATGACGCGAGGACTTAATTACGGAGTTGATTTTAAAGGTGGAACGCAAATGCATGTGCGTTTTAATCAAGAAATGGATGCTGCAAAAATTAGAAGTATTTTAGAGCCACTGGGCTTGTCCAATGCTAGTGTCCAAGATTTTGGAGAACAAGGGGGTCAGGAGTTTTTAATCAGAATACCACCAGAAGAGGTTGATTACAGCACTTACAGTGGAACCATCTCGCAAGCTTTAGGTAACCCAAAGGATCTAAAGCTAAGATTTGGTCAAGAACGAGTCTATGTCTTTGGAAGCGGTATTTCTGACCCAGAAGAGCTTAAGAATCAATTCAATGATTTAGGAATTGAAGAGCTGCATGTAGCTTCGGTTACAGCTTATGGCTCTTTAGATCAACAAGAGTGGATGGTACAGTTTGCTGGAACTTCAAAACGAGTTTTAGATGGCCTTGCCGCTTCAGTAACAAATAAAGATGATGTAGAGGTTTTGCAAATCGAAAGTGTAGGCGCTAAAGTTGGAAGAGAGTTGCGAAACCAAGCCATTGGATCTGTACTATTCTCTATTATGCTTATTTTGATTTATATCTGGTTTAGATTTGATTTGGAGTTTGCTCCAGGGGCAATTTTAGCCTTGGTTCATGATGCTTTGTTTGTATTGGGTATTTTTTCATTATTTCAATTACAGTTTGATTTATCAATTGTGGCGGCTGTCCTGACCATTGTTGGTTTTTCAATCAATGATACCATTGTGGTTTATGATAGAGTGAGAGAAAACTTACAGACCATGAAAGGTAAAAAGTTTGAAGACATTGTAAATGTAAGTGTTAATGAAACCTTGAGTCGTACCTTGCTTACTTCTGGCACATTATTTTTGGCAGCCATTGCTTTGCTCTATTTTGGTGGTCCGATTACTGAAAATTTTGCGCTTTCTTTTACGATTGGAGTTGTTGTTGGAACCTATTCAACAATTTTTATAGCTTCACCATTAACAATTTATTTTTATAAATATTTTCAAAAAAGAAAAGCAACGCGTTAA
- the secD gene encoding protein translocase subunit SecD, with protein sequence MKMSSAWKWKASVAALTTLLAIYFVLPSFLSETTLEQYKSYLPKSKINLGLDLQGGIHMVLGVDVNRVLLDEAENYATEIKELLDRENILYESVSRDFNSSIIKIKLNNPSDFDKFEDIFYSRINAPGQTVLDVRNASAAEGTFEVQISSERKGQIEKQTISQALETLRNRIDEFGVTEPSIQAQGSDRIVVQLPGLEDPQRAKSVLGQTAQLSFMIVDDDSFSQATLEEWVKEADETLEPGYDIRSLNRFLNNRLPDNRRLLFKDNESSGLAGNITTPILVQTDKKITGEMLDHAQIGFDENNWPEVHLRYNMAGTQLLDEISGKNVGRRMAIVLDNKVYSDPVLQGRISDGKPRITFGSIKSRSETFAEAKDLAVILRAGALPAPVEILETRSVGPSLGRDSIEHGFNAIVLGVILVVVFMAIYYKLSGLAANAALIINITFILACLAMINGTLTLPGIAGILISIGMAVDANVIIYERIREELLNGKSIRDAVAQGYERAHITIVDSNITTVITAVILWYFGSGPIKGFAITLIFGLIANYFTALTFTRLFFEWILNKFQPKRLSI encoded by the coding sequence ATGAAAATGTCCAGTGCATGGAAATGGAAGGCAAGTGTTGCAGCACTTACAACTTTATTGGCCATTTATTTTGTTTTGCCAAGCTTTTTAAGTGAAACCACTTTAGAACAGTATAAATCCTATTTACCAAAATCAAAAATCAACTTAGGTCTTGATTTACAAGGTGGTATTCATATGGTTTTGGGTGTGGATGTAAACCGTGTTCTTCTTGATGAAGCAGAAAATTATGCCACAGAAATAAAAGAACTTTTAGACCGTGAAAATATTCTTTATGAATCGGTAAGCAGAGACTTTAACAGTTCAATCATTAAAATTAAACTGAATAATCCAAGCGATTTTGATAAATTTGAAGATATTTTTTACAGCCGTATAAACGCGCCAGGACAGACAGTTTTAGATGTTCGTAATGCGTCTGCTGCAGAAGGTACATTTGAAGTTCAGATTAGTTCTGAAAGAAAAGGACAAATTGAAAAGCAGACTATTTCTCAAGCTTTAGAAACATTGAGAAACCGTATTGATGAATTTGGTGTGACTGAACCTTCTATCCAAGCTCAAGGCAGTGATAGAATCGTTGTTCAATTGCCTGGATTAGAAGATCCCCAGCGCGCAAAGTCAGTTTTGGGGCAGACTGCGCAGTTGTCTTTTATGATTGTTGATGACGATAGTTTTTCTCAAGCAACTTTAGAGGAGTGGGTTAAAGAAGCGGATGAAACACTTGAGCCCGGCTATGATATCAGATCGTTGAACCGTTTTTTAAACAATAGATTGCCGGATAATCGCCGTCTTTTATTTAAGGATAATGAGTCTTCAGGTTTGGCAGGTAATATTACAACCCCAATTTTAGTTCAAACAGATAAAAAAATTACAGGTGAAATGTTGGATCATGCTCAAATAGGTTTTGATGAGAATAACTGGCCAGAAGTTCATTTAAGATACAATATGGCAGGCACACAACTTCTGGACGAAATCAGCGGTAAAAATGTGGGTAGAAGAATGGCCATTGTTTTAGATAACAAAGTTTATTCTGATCCGGTTCTGCAAGGTCGCATCAGTGATGGCAAACCAAGGATAACATTTGGATCAATTAAATCTAGAAGCGAAACCTTTGCTGAAGCTAAAGACTTGGCCGTTATTTTAAGAGCTGGAGCATTACCCGCACCGGTCGAAATTTTAGAAACAAGATCAGTAGGACCTTCGTTAGGAAGAGACTCTATTGAACATGGTTTTAATGCGATTGTTCTGGGTGTAATTTTAGTGGTAGTTTTTATGGCAATTTATTACAAGTTATCTGGTTTAGCCGCCAATGCAGCTTTAATTATCAATATAACATTTATTTTAGCTTGCTTGGCTATGATTAATGGAACACTGACTTTACCAGGTATTGCAGGCATTTTGATATCCATTGGTATGGCGGTGGATGCAAATGTTATTATTTATGAAAGAATTAGAGAAGAACTGCTTAATGGTAAAAGTATTAGAGATGCAGTTGCACAAGGTTATGAAAGAGCGCATATTACTATTGTAGATTCTAACATTACCACAGTGATTACAGCTGTTATTTTATGGTATTTTGGAAGTGGCCCAATCAAAGGTTTTGCAATCACATTGATCTTTGGTCTAATTGCCAACTATTTTACGGCTTTAACCTTTACACGTTTGTTCTTTGAATGGATTTTAAATAAATTTCAACCCAAGAGGTTATCGATATGA
- the yajC gene encoding preprotein translocase subunit YajC, translating into MISNVYAMASNGQQAADSGNIFSAMFPMLMVFVIFYFILIRPQRKREDQHKKYLESLKKGDEVILQNGIIGKITGVTESVISLEIAQNTKIKVLRSAVAANYSPQAFAKKGDQSQ; encoded by the coding sequence ATGATTTCAAATGTTTACGCAATGGCCTCTAACGGTCAACAGGCAGCAGATTCTGGTAATATTTTTTCAGCTATGTTCCCTATGCTCATGGTTTTTGTGATTTTTTACTTCATTTTAATTAGGCCACAAAGAAAACGTGAAGATCAGCATAAAAAGTACCTTGAGAGTCTAAAAAAAGGGGATGAAGTGATTTTGCAAAACGGTATTATTGGCAAAATTACAGGTGTAACTGAAAGTGTTATTAGCCTAGAAATTGCGCAAAATACTAAGATTAAAGTTTTAAGATCAGCTGTGGCGGCCAACTATTCCCCACAAGCATTTGCTAAAAAAGGAGATCAATCACAATGA
- the tgt gene encoding tRNA guanosine(34) transglycosylase Tgt, which translates to MDFKLIKTAKAGKARVATLTTKHSEIATPVFMPVGTNATVKTLSQDELKTCGAQIILSNTYHNYLKPGEDTVKALGGLHSFMNWDRSILTDSGGFQVFSLSALNKISEEGVEFRSHHDGSKIFFTPESVTITQKKLGSDIVMPLDQCIELPTEKSKIIESVQRTLRWLDRALTVPLQDYQRMFGIVQGGTDPELRKFSAQETIQRDCFGYSIGGLSVGEAKPLMYESVDVVTEILPSDKPRYLMGVGTPIDIIEAVDRGVDMFDCVMPTRNARNGNLFTDYGQIMIKKKQYALMDEPISINCKCYTCQNHSLAYLHHLHRCKEVLGIRLNTIHNIHYYLSLMQKIREAIFEDRFVEFKRDYLAKWKSSN; encoded by the coding sequence ATGGATTTTAAACTAATAAAAACAGCTAAAGCTGGTAAAGCCAGGGTCGCCACATTAACAACAAAACACAGCGAGATTGCAACACCAGTTTTTATGCCCGTAGGGACCAATGCAACGGTTAAAACTTTATCCCAAGATGAGTTAAAAACATGTGGAGCACAAATTATTTTATCCAATACTTATCATAATTATTTAAAGCCTGGGGAAGATACCGTAAAGGCTTTAGGTGGGCTGCATAGCTTTATGAATTGGGATAGGAGTATTTTAACAGACAGCGGTGGGTTTCAAGTGTTTAGTTTATCTGCCTTGAATAAAATAAGTGAAGAAGGGGTTGAGTTTAGATCTCATCATGATGGCAGTAAGATATTTTTTACACCTGAAAGTGTAACTATAACCCAAAAAAAACTTGGCTCAGATATTGTTATGCCATTGGATCAGTGTATTGAGCTTCCTACTGAAAAAAGTAAAATCATTGAATCAGTGCAAAGAACATTAAGATGGTTGGACAGAGCCTTAACCGTTCCTTTGCAGGATTATCAAAGAATGTTTGGTATTGTCCAAGGTGGCACGGATCCTGAGTTGAGAAAGTTCAGTGCCCAAGAGACCATACAGAGAGATTGCTTTGGTTATTCTATAGGGGGGTTAAGTGTAGGAGAAGCAAAACCCTTGATGTATGAGAGTGTTGATGTGGTCACAGAGATTTTACCTTCTGATAAACCAAGATATTTGATGGGAGTGGGTACGCCTATTGATATTATAGAAGCTGTAGATAGGGGCGTGGATATGTTTGACTGTGTGATGCCCACCCGCAATGCTAGAAATGGCAATTTGTTTACAGATTATGGTCAAATCATGATCAAAAAAAAACAGTATGCCTTGATGGACGAGCCTATAAGTATAAACTGTAAGTGTTACACCTGTCAAAATCATAGTTTAGCTTATTTGCATCATCTTCATCGATGCAAAGAAGTTTTAGGTATACGTTTAAATACCATTCATAACATTCATTATTATCTGAGTTTGATGCAAAAAATTCGAGAAGCTATCTTTGAGGATAGGTTTGTAGAATTTAAACGAGATTATCTAGCAAAATGGAAAAGTTCTAACTGA
- the queA gene encoding tRNA preQ1(34) S-adenosylmethionine ribosyltransferase-isomerase QueA produces MKKDINFNFELPQELIARQAKNDRASARMLCYQVNKDQIEHKKVSQIAQFFDKGDVCLINNAKVLKARFTWQYKSKLEELVLLKCLSKHQISSTWEAIVSGRKTKPMLVYEQGQFDFKILEKLENGLALVEINKSFTDVRALMLEYGKLPIPPYIRKMRKHYDESEDSLLDEEGYQTTFAEKGGAVAAPTAGLHFTDKVLKTLEDKGVELVKIQLDVGWGTFQPLSEKNWAEGKLHEERVFVSKQAASSLLKAKAARKQILAVGTTCIRSLQWWYELGMPEEDVEGVCDLFIHYPWQSPVATALLTNFHFPQTSLLHLVSAFINDDQQNKLMQLYQEAIKKQYMFYSYGDCMLIQH; encoded by the coding sequence GTGAAAAAAGACATCAATTTTAATTTTGAGTTACCTCAGGAACTTATTGCAAGGCAAGCAAAAAACGATAGAGCTTCGGCAAGAATGTTGTGTTATCAGGTTAACAAAGACCAAATAGAGCATAAAAAAGTCAGTCAGATTGCCCAGTTTTTTGATAAAGGCGATGTATGTTTAATTAACAATGCCAAAGTTTTAAAAGCAAGGTTTACTTGGCAATACAAATCTAAATTAGAAGAACTGGTCTTACTTAAATGCTTATCTAAACATCAAATTTCATCTACTTGGGAAGCCATTGTTTCTGGTAGAAAAACAAAACCTATGCTTGTTTATGAGCAAGGTCAATTTGATTTTAAAATACTTGAAAAATTAGAGAACGGTTTAGCCCTTGTTGAAATCAATAAAAGTTTTACTGATGTTAGAGCTTTGATGCTTGAATACGGCAAACTACCCATTCCACCGTATATTAGAAAAATGCGTAAACATTATGATGAAAGTGAAGACAGTCTTCTTGATGAAGAGGGGTATCAAACAACTTTTGCAGAAAAAGGCGGTGCGGTAGCAGCGCCAACAGCAGGCTTACATTTTACCGATAAGGTTTTAAAAACTTTAGAAGATAAAGGTGTAGAGTTGGTTAAGATTCAGTTGGATGTGGGTTGGGGGACATTCCAGCCCTTAAGTGAAAAAAATTGGGCTGAAGGTAAATTGCATGAAGAGCGTGTTTTTGTGTCTAAACAAGCAGCAAGCTCACTTTTAAAAGCCAAAGCGGCACGTAAACAAATCTTAGCCGTAGGTACAACATGTATTAGAAGTTTACAATGGTGGTATGAATTGGGGATGCCTGAAGAGGATGTTGAGGGTGTGTGTGATTTATTTATTCATTATCCATGGCAAAGCCCTGTTGCTACTGCTTTACTCACCAATTTTCATTTTCCGCAGACTTCCTTGCTGCATTTGGTTTCGGCTTTTATCAATGATGATCAACAAAACAAGCTCATGCAATTGTACCAAGAGGCCATTAAAAAACAGTATATGTTTTACAGCTATGGTGATTGCATGTTAATTCAGCATTAA
- a CDS encoding uracil-DNA glycosylase, protein MAIELEYIESFLKDIKRRGQNHLMLELDKTKNHQSSNKSTPTIKNKTVASNKETSAKEVKTLENVYQELGNCQRCQLHSTRKNIVFGVGNKNADLMIVGEAPGRDEDIKGEPFVGRAGQLLTKIIEAIGLSREEIYIANIIKCRPPENRNPEPEEIEQCEPFLIKQIQSIQPKVICCVGKFAAHTLLKTETPISKLRGQFAEYEGIALMPTYHPAYLLRNPSAKKYVWEDMQLVHAKLSQLTGKTFKLKKT, encoded by the coding sequence ATGGCAATAGAGTTGGAATATATTGAAAGCTTTTTAAAAGATATAAAGAGAAGAGGGCAAAATCATCTTATGCTAGAGTTAGATAAGACAAAAAATCATCAAAGCAGTAATAAAAGTACTCCAACTATAAAAAATAAAACAGTTGCATCAAATAAGGAGACCTCTGCAAAAGAAGTCAAAACTCTTGAGAATGTTTATCAAGAGTTGGGCAATTGTCAACGGTGTCAACTGCATTCAACTAGAAAAAACATTGTATTTGGCGTAGGTAATAAGAACGCAGATTTAATGATTGTAGGGGAAGCACCTGGAAGAGATGAAGATATTAAAGGGGAACCTTTTGTAGGAAGAGCTGGGCAATTATTAACAAAAATAATTGAAGCCATTGGTTTAAGTAGAGAAGAAATATATATTGCCAACATCATTAAATGTCGGCCGCCTGAAAATAGAAACCCTGAGCCAGAAGAAATAGAACAATGCGAACCATTTTTAATTAAACAGATTCAAAGCATACAACCAAAGGTTATTTGTTGTGTGGGTAAGTTTGCTGCACATACCTTGCTAAAAACCGAGACACCCATATCAAAATTAAGAGGCCAATTTGCTGAGTATGAAGGCATTGCATTGATGCCAACCTATCATCCTGCATATTTATTACGTAACCCTAGCGCCAAGAAATATGTCTGGGAAGATATGCAGTTGGTTCATGCTAAGCTTTCGCAACTGACTGGCAAAACTTTTAAATTGAAAAAAACATAA
- a CDS encoding ComEC/Rec2 family competence protein, protein MLSCEYKPGKYDIVTEAKLNKILYSSSDLTSISSEIFDKCITQHKIKATLYFPSIRIPDLGTKKIIVGKLYVNKSNKIKVYVKQWFDLNNSKKPVLNDMYNAIAYKLRFLSETDFSLVQASIFANKHYISNDLKTVFRRLGIGHLLVVSGIHFALIVLFIKNCILKLIFYSIYFIRRVRVDLVDSLLSIVIGGAYLCLINFPVSAQRAYLFIILGKVMHNLGVICSGWSVLFCSALALFLFDQEQVRTLSFYYSFTCVGAILLFYQKGKSYYLSLKLSLGIFSLSQILTGFIFSTLNPMAWLINLLLIPMFSVILAIYCIFTLLIVLLDTAYLIEFFSQQLHSLNIYFLQLLNEIDKFGVHEVKFDDHLYIYSLLFSMACLVIFQIIYKGRAFYRSLNY, encoded by the coding sequence GTGTTATCATGTGAATATAAACCTGGTAAATACGATATAGTCACAGAAGCTAAGTTAAATAAAATTTTGTATTCTAGTTCAGACCTTACAAGTATTTCATCTGAAATTTTTGATAAATGTATAACCCAACATAAAATCAAAGCGACACTTTATTTTCCATCCATCCGTATCCCTGATCTTGGGACAAAGAAAATCATTGTTGGAAAGCTTTATGTGAACAAAAGCAATAAAATTAAAGTTTATGTAAAACAATGGTTTGACTTAAATAATTCTAAAAAACCAGTCTTAAATGACATGTATAACGCTATTGCTTATAAATTAAGGTTTCTATCTGAGACAGATTTTTCTTTAGTTCAAGCAAGTATTTTTGCAAATAAACATTATATTTCTAATGATCTGAAAACAGTATTTCGGCGTTTGGGAATCGGTCATTTATTGGTTGTTTCTGGGATACATTTTGCCTTGATTGTTTTGTTTATAAAAAATTGTATTTTGAAATTGATTTTTTATAGTATTTATTTCATTCGAAGAGTGCGTGTTGATCTGGTTGATTCATTGTTATCTATTGTTATAGGGGGAGCATATTTATGTTTGATTAATTTTCCTGTTTCTGCTCAACGGGCGTATTTGTTTATTATTTTAGGAAAAGTTATGCATAACTTAGGGGTTATCTGTTCAGGATGGAGTGTGCTTTTTTGTTCAGCCTTGGCTTTGTTTTTATTTGATCAAGAGCAAGTTCGGACACTATCATTTTATTATTCATTTACCTGTGTTGGCGCTATTTTATTGTTTTATCAAAAGGGTAAGTCATATTATCTATCACTTAAGCTATCGTTAGGAATTTTTTCTTTGAGTCAGATTTTAACCGGTTTTATTTTTTCCACATTAAACCCTATGGCTTGGCTTATTAATCTTCTGCTTATCCCAATGTTTTCTGTTATTTTAGCAATATACTGCATCTTTACGCTATTGATTGTTTTACTAGACACAGCCTATTTAATTGAATTTTTTAGTCAACAATTGCATAGCTTAAACATTTACTTTTTACAGCTTTTAAATGAAATAGATAAATTTGGAGTTCATGAAGTTAAATTTGATGATCACCTTTATATTTATAGTCTATTGTTTTCAATGGCTTGTTTAGTGATTTTCCAAATAATTTATAAAGGTAGAGCCTTTTATAGATCACTGAATTATTAG